The genome window CGCGCTCATGCCCCCCGTGAGGCCCCGCCCCGGGCACATCGCCTTCGCCGCCCAGAGCGGGAACCTGGGCACGCAGATGCTGGGATGGGGCTCCTACCGCGGCATCGGCTTCTCCCGTTTCGTCTGCGTGGGGAACGAGTGCGACCTCGAGTTCGCCGATTACCTCGCGTACTTCGCGGCGGACGAGGAGACCAAGGTCATCCTGCTTTACGTGGAGGGCTTCAAGCGCCCGCGCCGCATCCTCGAGCTGGCCAGGGAGGTGAGCCTGCGCAAGCCCATCGTCATCTACAAGTCCGGGGGGACGGAGGCGGGCAGGAAGGCCGCAGCGTCCCACAGCGCGGCCATGGCCGGTTCACACGAGGTCAACCGGGGCATGATAAGGCAGGCCGGTATGATCCAGGCGGAGACGACGGAGGAGATGCTGGATTTCTCGGACGCCCTGGCGAAGCTGCCCGTTCCCCGCGGGCGGCGCGTGGCCATACTCTCCTGGGGAGGGGGCTGGGGAGTCGTGGAGGCCGACCTCTGCGAGCGCGGCGGCCTGGAGGTGGTTCCGCTTCCCCCCGAGGTCAAGGAGGAGCTATCCTCCATCCTCCCCTCCTACTGGAGCAAGGGAAACCCGGTGGACATGGTGGGTATCGTCAACCTGGACGATCACGCACGCTGCCTGGAGATCCTGGCCTCGCACCCCTCCTTCGACCTCGTCATCTCGCTGGGCACCATCAACGCCGCCGCCGCCTTCGGCATGGCGGAAAAGGACGAGGAGAGCCCCGAGGAGGAGAGGGAGATACTGCGGGCGCAGCGCATGTACGTGCGCGAGGGGAGCAACCGCTTCGCGAGCAAGGTGATCGACCTCATGCGTGAGCACGGCAAGCCCATCGTCACAGTGGGCATGCCCCAGAAGGAGATGGAGGCGGCGGACATGGCCGACCTGCCGCGGGACGAGCTGTGCATATACACCAACCCCGAGCGCGCGGCCAGGGTGGCGGCCATGCTGGCGGCGCGGGGGGAGTACCTGCGCTCGCGGGGGTCCTGATGGGGATTTTGCCCGCTTTGCTGTTGGGGGTGGTGCAGGGCTTCACCGAGTTCTGGCCCATCTCCAGTTCCGCCCACCTCG of Actinomycetota bacterium contains these proteins:
- a CDS encoding CoA-binding protein; protein product: MNSDDAVHALFNPRRMAVVGASANPAKWGHIVPSNILRNGYRGDLFLVNPRGGSIHGRDVHRSLVEIGEPVDLAMITIPAEEVAKVMDDCARARVKAAIVISGGFSESSPEGRRLEEELVEAARARGVRLVGPNTMGIYSAPWCLSALMPPVRPRPGHIAFAAQSGNLGTQMLGWGSYRGIGFSRFVCVGNECDLEFADYLAYFAADEETKVILLYVEGFKRPRRILELAREVSLRKPIVIYKSGGTEAGRKAAASHSAAMAGSHEVNRGMIRQAGMIQAETTEEMLDFSDALAKLPVPRGRRVAILSWGGGWGVVEADLCERGGLEVVPLPPEVKEELSSILPSYWSKGNPVDMVGIVNLDDHARCLEILASHPSFDLVISLGTINAAAAFGMAEKDEESPEEEREILRAQRMYVREGSNRFASKVIDLMREHGKPIVTVGMPQKEMEAADMADLPRDELCIYTNPERAARVAAMLAARGEYLRSRGS